The following are from one region of the Achromobacter xylosoxidans genome:
- a CDS encoding SDR family NAD(P)-dependent oxidoreductase: protein MDLEIAGKVALVTGSGRGIGAQTARVLAEEGARVVITDIDGQTASATAQRLRDEGHEAIGVQCDVCERDAVAAMVDAATAAYGGVDILVNNAGFTRDKYLGKMAESDWDSVVDTILKGAFHCTRAVLPGMMERKWGRVINIASRSVFGNPGQTNYTTAKLGLVGFTRALSLEQAKFGITVNAIAPGFVETELMQSLPSYPVLRDAALAKNPVGFLGQPDDIASSVAFIASERARYITGVTLYVTGGRFSS, encoded by the coding sequence ATGGATTTAGAAATTGCGGGAAAGGTGGCGCTGGTGACCGGATCGGGTCGCGGCATCGGCGCCCAGACGGCGCGCGTGCTGGCCGAAGAAGGCGCGCGCGTCGTCATCACGGACATCGACGGCCAGACTGCCTCGGCCACGGCGCAGCGGTTGCGCGATGAGGGCCACGAGGCCATCGGCGTGCAATGCGACGTCTGTGAGCGTGACGCGGTGGCCGCCATGGTGGACGCGGCAACGGCCGCTTACGGCGGCGTCGACATCCTGGTCAACAACGCGGGCTTCACGCGCGACAAGTATCTGGGCAAGATGGCCGAGTCCGATTGGGACTCGGTGGTCGACACCATCTTGAAGGGCGCCTTCCATTGCACCCGCGCCGTGCTGCCGGGCATGATGGAACGCAAGTGGGGGCGCGTTATCAACATCGCCTCGCGTTCCGTGTTCGGCAATCCCGGCCAGACCAACTACACCACCGCCAAGCTGGGCCTGGTGGGCTTCACCCGCGCCCTGTCGCTGGAACAGGCCAAGTTTGGCATCACCGTCAACGCCATCGCGCCCGGCTTTGTCGAAACCGAACTCATGCAGTCCCTGCCCTCCTATCCGGTACTGCGGGACGCGGCGCTCGCCAAGAACCCGGTCGGCTTCCTGGGGCAGCCGGACGACATCGCATCGTCCGTCGCCTTCATCGCTTCGGAGCGCGCCCGCTACATCACTGGCGTCACGCTGTACGTGACGGGCGGACGCTTTTCGTCTTGA
- a CDS encoding acyl-CoA dehydrogenase family protein translates to MDFDFDTDQLALRDSIRRYMKAEIGPRIAACEADRRIPADVLEGLAQFGYIGGLLPEDDGGFGLDFVTWAMMVEEAGYCWGSLRTILNITNIFLRLVNAYGTPAQKEKFLRPVLSSAKNVCVAISEPNHGSNVAGIELRAQDQGDHYELNGSKLWITNGVNADYAIVLARTFSASCDGKLSLFLVEREQSPYEARLVDKMVLKASGTAELRFDGVRVPKENLLGVEGTALKTMLTGLNYGRLNIAMGAVGAAQAALDLSIEYAKTRRQFGRPIGEFQLVQKHIVDMMVRTEAARALGYKAAVAVQKGLPARVECSIAKLYGAEAAHEVAKIALSVHGGLGYSTEYPLERIFRDTSGGTIPEGTAEVQTLIVGREVLGLSAINAAETAK, encoded by the coding sequence ATGGATTTTGATTTCGATACGGATCAACTGGCCCTGCGCGACAGCATCAGGCGCTATATGAAGGCCGAGATCGGCCCGCGCATCGCCGCCTGCGAAGCCGACAGGCGCATCCCTGCGGACGTGCTGGAGGGACTTGCGCAATTCGGCTACATCGGCGGGCTGCTGCCCGAGGACGATGGCGGCTTCGGACTGGACTTCGTCACGTGGGCGATGATGGTCGAAGAGGCCGGCTACTGCTGGGGATCCCTGCGCACCATACTCAACATCACGAATATCTTCCTGCGCCTGGTCAATGCCTATGGCACGCCCGCTCAGAAGGAAAAATTCCTGCGGCCCGTGCTGTCGTCCGCCAAGAACGTGTGTGTGGCGATCAGCGAGCCCAACCACGGTTCCAACGTGGCGGGCATCGAACTCAGGGCGCAAGACCAGGGCGACCACTACGAGCTCAATGGCAGCAAGCTGTGGATCACCAATGGTGTGAACGCGGACTATGCCATCGTCCTGGCGCGTACCTTCAGCGCCAGCTGCGACGGCAAGCTATCGCTGTTTCTGGTGGAGCGCGAGCAGTCGCCCTACGAGGCGCGCCTGGTCGACAAGATGGTTCTTAAGGCTTCCGGCACCGCCGAATTGCGTTTTGACGGCGTGCGCGTACCCAAGGAGAACCTGCTGGGCGTCGAGGGCACCGCGCTCAAGACCATGCTGACGGGCCTGAACTATGGCCGCCTGAACATCGCGATGGGCGCGGTGGGCGCGGCGCAGGCCGCGCTGGACCTGTCCATCGAGTATGCAAAGACCCGGCGCCAGTTCGGCCGCCCCATCGGTGAATTCCAGCTGGTACAAAAACACATCGTCGACATGATGGTGCGCACCGAAGCGGCGCGTGCGCTGGGCTACAAGGCCGCCGTGGCCGTGCAGAAAGGCCTGCCCGCGCGCGTCGAATGTTCCATCGCCAAACTCTATGGCGCCGAAGCCGCGCATGAGGTCGCCAAGATCGCCTTGAGCGTCCATGGCGGCTTGGGCTATTCGACCGAGTATCCGCTGGAGCGCATCTTCCGCGATACCAGCGGCGGCACGATACCCGAGGGCACCGCGGAAGTGCAGACGCTGATCGTGGGCCGCGAGGTGCTGGGCTTGTCCGCGATCAACGCGGCGGAGACGGCAAAGTGA
- a CDS encoding MaoC family dehydratase, whose translation MRYYWDDLPLGLEVVTAARTITEADVVAFAGLSGDYNRLHTDAVYAGQSKFGQRIAHGMLVGSIMSGLNTRTVLNQCLEPSILGLLEMSYRFAKPTFVGDTIKVRILVTGRRLASDASRGVVEFERQGINQNGETVCVCSVKMLVACRAQQSNEHIAEA comes from the coding sequence ATGCGCTACTACTGGGATGACTTGCCGCTCGGCCTGGAAGTCGTAACGGCCGCGCGCACCATCACCGAAGCTGACGTGGTTGCCTTCGCCGGCCTGAGTGGCGACTACAACCGGCTGCATACGGATGCGGTCTATGCGGGGCAGAGCAAGTTCGGCCAGCGCATCGCGCACGGCATGCTGGTCGGCTCCATCATGTCCGGCCTGAACACGCGCACCGTGCTCAACCAGTGTCTGGAACCGTCGATCCTGGGCCTGCTGGAAATGTCCTATCGCTTTGCCAAACCTACCTTCGTCGGCGACACGATCAAGGTCAGGATCCTGGTGACTGGCCGGCGCCTGGCCAGCGACGCAAGCCGCGGCGTGGTCGAGTTCGAACGGCAGGGCATCAATCAGAACGGGGAAACGGTATGCGTCTGCAGCGTCAAGATGCTGGTCGCGTGCCGCGCCCAACAATCCAATGAACACATCGCGGAGGCGTGA
- a CDS encoding citryl-CoA lyase, which produces MIKTEIGYTTPETITVRGKNLATELLGKVDFVDMMLLTIFNRTPSPAEKAMINHILVTACDHGLTPSAMSARLTFLGAPEAMQAAVAAGLLGAGSVFLGTTQNCAEMLAAGAADLSDDPDQAACDAAARAMLSVSRAKKQPVYGIGHPIHVHGDPRVPTLCQLAQELGFHGKHWRLMDAVHRVLLQDRNKNLPMNVVGAIGAIICDMGLDPMIARGLMLVGRAGGLVAHLYEEREHPIGQQIWDLVLAQDERNVAPVR; this is translated from the coding sequence TTGATCAAGACCGAAATCGGGTACACCACCCCGGAAACCATTACGGTGCGCGGCAAGAACCTGGCCACGGAATTGCTGGGGAAAGTCGACTTCGTCGACATGATGCTGTTGACGATCTTCAACCGCACGCCCAGCCCAGCCGAGAAGGCCATGATCAACCACATCCTGGTCACCGCATGCGACCACGGCCTGACGCCCAGCGCCATGAGCGCCCGGCTGACCTTCCTGGGTGCGCCGGAAGCGATGCAGGCGGCGGTGGCCGCGGGGCTGCTGGGCGCGGGCAGCGTCTTTCTGGGTACCACCCAGAACTGCGCCGAGATGTTGGCAGCCGGGGCCGCCGACCTGTCCGATGATCCGGACCAGGCGGCGTGCGATGCCGCTGCGCGTGCGATGCTCAGCGTAAGCCGGGCCAAGAAGCAGCCTGTCTACGGCATCGGCCATCCGATACACGTGCACGGCGATCCGCGCGTACCGACGCTGTGCCAGTTGGCGCAGGAGCTGGGCTTTCACGGCAAGCACTGGCGTCTGATGGACGCGGTTCATCGAGTGCTGCTGCAGGACCGGAACAAGAACCTGCCCATGAACGTGGTCGGTGCGATCGGCGCCATCATTTGCGACATGGGCCTGGATCCAATGATCGCGCGCGGCCTGATGCTGGTCGGACGCGCGGGCGGTCTGGTGGCGCATTTGTATGAAGAGCGTGAGCACCCGATAGGCCAGCAGATATGGGATCTGGTGCTGGCTCAGGACGAGCGCAATGTTGCCCCTGTTCGTTGA
- a CDS encoding IclR family transcriptional regulator, with product MPTFVSAAARAMAVFEVFAREKRELSNSDLARLLDLADSSCLDLLHTLHQLGYLLRTQSRRYYPTGKLLLAVQQISTVDPIIHATREALEQLSERTGETAYIGRIDGAAVKVVAVRDGKYPLRYILSLGERIALHASAMGKALLGGLPPEAARKLLAAKPLRKLTPATVTEPDALLAEIDKSRERGWYHTHGEGGDGADALAVSGWLGEECVAMAISGPSDRFQSKREEYVEVLREVAEKVFTREQ from the coding sequence ATGCCGACCTTTGTTAGCGCCGCCGCCCGTGCCATGGCGGTATTTGAAGTCTTCGCGCGAGAGAAGCGAGAACTCTCCAACTCCGATCTGGCGCGTTTGCTGGATCTGGCTGATAGCAGCTGCCTGGACCTGCTGCATACCTTGCATCAATTGGGGTACCTGTTGCGCACGCAATCGCGGCGTTACTACCCGACTGGCAAGCTGCTGCTTGCCGTGCAGCAGATAAGCACGGTCGATCCCATCATCCATGCCACGCGCGAAGCGCTTGAACAGTTGTCCGAACGCACCGGGGAAACCGCGTACATTGGGCGTATCGATGGCGCCGCGGTCAAGGTGGTGGCGGTGCGCGACGGCAAGTATCCGCTGCGCTATATCCTGAGCCTGGGCGAGCGCATCGCGTTGCATGCTTCCGCCATGGGCAAGGCATTGCTGGGCGGCCTGCCACCCGAGGCCGCGCGCAAGCTGCTGGCCGCCAAGCCGCTGCGTAAACTCACGCCCGCCACCGTCACCGAACCCGACGCGCTCCTGGCTGAAATCGACAAAAGCCGCGAACGCGGCTGGTATCACACGCACGGCGAAGGCGGAGACGGCGCGGACGCGTTGGCTGTGTCGGGCTGGCTGGGCGAAGAATGCGTGGCCATGGCCATTTCGGGGCCGTCGGATCGTTTCCAGAGCAAGCGCGAAGAGTACGTCGAGGTGCTGCGCGAGGTCGCGGAGAAAGTCTTTACGCGCGAGCAGTAG
- a CDS encoding CHAT domain-containing protein: MAFVHPAFPFPVGLKETAMEQPAQNSSWILLAGGDDGDEECWADRIQQLPRHEQKYPRIKPFIGAPFQHVFDLGNTRQEIERHGSLPGLLIIDAKPAPQGGKKKKSGATVVEVLEWLAEQAPVPVLIVTEDPSEALQRCALERPERLMWSNEPGKTRDGSTALARALDSLAATTQPRRLIIEVAEKAVRYRLQSGPHEFRSPELPYKRQSDIDSLLMRVDQFSPYLGSQRVANWLESLSDMGRQAFDVMVADTVGPPIATLIQLARDQEGVVPADKLAWADLRFDFNVSDRQSAAFFSLPFELSCNASIKASERRYLCQRIPMARRLHMEGMDSASDQEETVSRPAGPLRLLFIGANFSGVISFQPEDGSNDIPSVTLKPLTAVAEELANLQALAKRLDGRLVVEDVPPLTGYELQDYLEEKVTGGGYDILHYSGHSHSVGDSTMLVLPGSQAGRGLQLSIRLVGSWMKAGNCKLLVLSSCSGASVRTALEVMRAGAMGVLAFRWQVEDQTCARFIRRFYLAYFDLANTQGFAEAYRRACAGSHDEARGSPTWASALAIVRD; encoded by the coding sequence GTGGCGTTCGTTCACCCTGCGTTTCCCTTCCCGGTCGGGCTAAAGGAGACTGCGATGGAACAACCTGCACAGAACAGCAGCTGGATCCTGCTTGCCGGCGGCGACGATGGCGACGAGGAATGCTGGGCCGACCGCATCCAGCAACTGCCCAGGCACGAGCAAAAATACCCGCGAATCAAACCCTTCATCGGTGCGCCGTTCCAGCACGTCTTCGACCTGGGCAACACGCGGCAGGAGATCGAGCGTCATGGGTCGCTGCCGGGCCTGCTGATCATTGACGCCAAGCCCGCGCCCCAAGGCGGAAAAAAGAAGAAGAGCGGCGCGACGGTGGTCGAGGTGCTGGAGTGGCTGGCCGAGCAGGCGCCCGTACCCGTGTTGATCGTAACGGAGGATCCGTCCGAGGCCCTGCAGCGCTGCGCGCTTGAACGACCCGAAAGGCTTATGTGGAGCAACGAGCCCGGCAAGACGCGCGACGGCAGCACAGCGCTCGCCAGGGCGCTGGACAGCCTGGCGGCCACCACTCAACCCCGCCGGCTGATCATAGAAGTCGCCGAAAAAGCGGTCCGATACCGGCTCCAGTCCGGCCCGCACGAATTCAGGTCGCCGGAACTTCCCTATAAGCGGCAATCCGATATCGATTCGCTGCTGATGCGCGTCGATCAGTTCTCGCCCTATCTTGGCAGCCAAAGAGTGGCCAATTGGCTGGAGTCGCTCAGCGACATGGGAAGGCAGGCGTTTGACGTGATGGTGGCCGACACGGTGGGTCCGCCGATCGCCACGCTGATCCAGCTCGCCCGCGACCAGGAAGGCGTCGTGCCCGCCGACAAACTGGCCTGGGCCGACCTGCGATTCGATTTCAACGTGTCGGACCGCCAGAGCGCGGCCTTCTTCAGCTTGCCCTTCGAACTGAGCTGCAACGCCAGTATCAAGGCCAGTGAGCGGCGCTACCTGTGCCAGCGCATACCCATGGCCCGACGCCTGCACATGGAAGGCATGGACTCCGCCAGCGATCAGGAAGAGACCGTATCCCGGCCGGCCGGCCCCCTGCGCCTGCTTTTCATCGGCGCGAACTTCAGCGGCGTCATCTCGTTCCAACCGGAAGATGGCAGCAACGATATCCCGAGCGTCACGCTGAAACCGCTGACGGCCGTCGCCGAGGAGCTCGCAAACCTGCAAGCCCTGGCCAAGCGTCTGGACGGCCGCCTCGTGGTCGAGGACGTGCCGCCGCTCACCGGCTATGAGCTGCAGGATTACCTGGAAGAAAAGGTGACCGGCGGCGGCTACGACATCCTGCACTACTCGGGCCATTCCCATTCCGTGGGCGACAGCACCATGTTGGTATTGCCGGGCAGCCAGGCCGGCAGGGGCCTGCAATTGTCCATACGCCTGGTCGGCAGCTGGATGAAGGCCGGCAATTGCAAACTGCTGGTGCTGTCTTCATGCAGCGGCGCGTCGGTGCGTACCGCGCTGGAGGTCATGCGGGCCGGCGCCATGGGTGTCCTGGCGTTCCGCTGGCAGGTGGAGGATCAAACCTGCGCCCGCTTCATCAGGCGCTTCTACCTCGCTTATTTCGACCTTGCCAATACCCAAGGATTCGCGGAAGCCTACCGGCGCGCCTGCGCCGGCTCGCACGACGAGGCCAGGGGCTCACCCACCTGGGCCTCCGCGCTGGCGATCGTGCGCGACTGA
- a CDS encoding PAS domain-containing protein translates to MFEIPQAQTDLEHDQYVRVPASASIPGDPAEMLRVMSRAGVPCLLLGQNGAILDASDALDPSVQEFRGRDVAEAYGLGTALTMGNGAVDGIYQARDGAPVPAQLVPLCKLESGELVVLVNDGTPFRKAESRRFERTPYAVFRLDLEGVVRFANREAARALGQKLDEVCGEPLARHFRKSDAPRIADAIRCCARNQEGDSMVAVIVAMPGRDGEERLFQLVMTPDPAPNGELLGVIAIIQSRALESARDEIRRIALDPAISGWRLKLDAILEQIRPLVPFEHAVFGIYDAQVSLFRAIAVRPEGVELWPARWMELPPAIRPFLDSGQTWIEEMEPFVSGHDFEPGDEIVRRYRDMGMQASVTLPVTRQGGYSSALSLCSRQPAQYGQRHLDILRALDLEPVLMRFEKERDDERTLFAESLRQTIMTADSLRTAARDIVPRLAQFFSWDYVALFRVNRKESRYEIVTQHSLAPEYALPDGYLQPIERGMLGQTLRQRQLLSLDDVGDADDPRNDYTGPPRPLRSAMTVPIRLNGRIRWLLDVESSVSHAFKGPDADDLLEIIASLEEGLDQHLLRQTKQSLMAETEQAVVFVGREGSIIEMNRVAADMLGAEPGRCLEGETPVSITAFALPDDPAAQGLLSSEAGVRRERIELRGAGGQPRSVLATRTDLDPSLDMSIWFFTDIADMKWARDMRFLRETVAEIAEQTRSPLALACSLATQTALLHEDAARGEQSEAILAKAQNLGQRIVAEIGKVDITFERLASANEARRQAPPEHARVALHELLTRVITAFPQRDQGRIAPLTQAGAAGGPMVHADAEALSAAFRSILAYLLRCRSDDARVEVDISDDPDGCSVRLGLSAEQAWDSDQRTHAVPDDALLNAERAAHDGAGLGIAQIVRTMQAHGGMLTTDPPMAESAAPPSQAYESVLPPWRSFTLRFPSRSG, encoded by the coding sequence ATGTTTGAGATTCCTCAGGCACAGACGGATCTGGAGCATGACCAGTACGTGCGCGTACCGGCGTCCGCTTCGATACCGGGCGATCCCGCGGAAATGCTGCGGGTAATGTCGCGAGCGGGCGTGCCTTGCCTGCTGCTCGGCCAGAACGGCGCAATCCTGGACGCCAGCGATGCGCTCGACCCCAGCGTCCAGGAGTTCCGCGGCCGCGACGTCGCCGAAGCCTATGGCCTGGGCACGGCGCTGACGATGGGTAACGGCGCCGTCGACGGCATCTACCAAGCCAGGGACGGCGCGCCGGTGCCCGCGCAACTGGTGCCGCTGTGCAAACTGGAAAGCGGTGAACTCGTGGTGCTGGTCAACGACGGCACGCCCTTCAGGAAAGCCGAGTCGCGCCGCTTCGAACGCACGCCCTATGCCGTGTTCCGTCTGGACCTGGAGGGCGTGGTGCGCTTTGCCAACCGCGAGGCGGCCCGCGCGCTGGGCCAGAAGCTCGACGAGGTCTGCGGCGAGCCTCTGGCCCGCCATTTCCGCAAGAGCGACGCGCCCCGCATCGCCGATGCCATCCGCTGCTGCGCCCGCAATCAGGAAGGCGATTCCATGGTGGCCGTGATCGTCGCCATGCCCGGACGCGACGGCGAAGAGCGGTTGTTCCAACTGGTCATGACGCCCGACCCCGCGCCCAACGGCGAGCTGCTGGGCGTGATCGCCATCATCCAGTCGCGGGCGCTGGAGTCCGCCCGCGACGAGATTCGGCGCATCGCGCTGGACCCGGCCATCAGCGGTTGGCGCCTCAAGCTCGATGCCATCCTGGAACAGATCCGTCCACTGGTGCCATTCGAGCACGCCGTGTTCGGCATCTACGACGCGCAGGTGTCGCTGTTCCGCGCGATTGCGGTGCGGCCAGAAGGGGTGGAGCTTTGGCCGGCGCGCTGGATGGAGCTGCCGCCCGCGATCCGGCCCTTCCTGGATTCCGGCCAGACCTGGATCGAGGAGATGGAGCCGTTTGTCAGCGGCCACGACTTCGAGCCGGGCGACGAAATCGTGCGCCGCTATCGCGACATGGGCATGCAAGCCAGCGTCACGCTGCCCGTCACGCGCCAGGGTGGCTATAGCTCAGCGCTGAGCCTGTGTTCGCGCCAGCCGGCGCAGTATGGCCAACGCCACTTGGATATCCTGCGCGCCCTGGACCTGGAGCCGGTGCTGATGCGCTTCGAGAAAGAACGCGACGACGAACGCACCCTCTTCGCCGAGTCCTTGCGCCAGACCATCATGACGGCAGATTCCTTGCGCACGGCGGCGCGGGACATCGTGCCCAGGCTGGCCCAGTTCTTCTCCTGGGACTACGTGGCGCTGTTCCGCGTGAACCGCAAGGAAAGCCGCTACGAGATAGTGACCCAGCACAGCCTGGCGCCCGAATACGCGCTGCCCGACGGCTACCTGCAGCCCATCGAGCGCGGCATGCTGGGCCAGACGCTGCGGCAGCGCCAACTGCTATCCCTGGATGACGTGGGCGACGCCGACGATCCCAGGAACGACTACACGGGTCCGCCGCGTCCCCTGCGCTCGGCCATGACGGTGCCGATCCGCCTGAACGGCCGCATCCGCTGGCTGCTGGACGTGGAGTCCTCGGTATCGCATGCGTTCAAGGGACCCGACGCCGACGACCTGCTGGAGATCATTGCGTCGCTGGAAGAGGGGCTGGACCAGCACCTGCTCAGACAGACCAAACAAAGCCTGATGGCCGAAACCGAACAGGCCGTCGTGTTCGTCGGCCGCGAGGGTTCCATCATCGAGATGAACCGGGTCGCAGCCGACATGCTGGGCGCCGAACCCGGCCGCTGCCTCGAAGGCGAGACGCCGGTGTCGATCACGGCCTTCGCGCTGCCGGACGACCCCGCGGCGCAAGGACTGCTGAGTTCGGAGGCCGGCGTCAGGCGCGAACGCATCGAGCTGCGCGGCGCGGGCGGGCAGCCGCGCTCGGTGCTGGCGACCCGGACGGACCTGGATCCCAGCCTGGACATGTCGATCTGGTTCTTCACCGACATCGCCGACATGAAGTGGGCGCGCGACATGCGCTTTCTGCGCGAAACGGTGGCCGAAATCGCCGAACAGACCCGCAGCCCACTGGCGCTGGCCTGCAGCCTCGCCACGCAGACCGCCTTGCTGCACGAGGACGCGGCGCGCGGCGAGCAGTCCGAAGCCATCCTCGCCAAGGCTCAGAACCTCGGCCAACGCATCGTGGCGGAAATCGGCAAGGTGGACATCACCTTCGAACGGCTGGCCAGCGCCAACGAAGCGCGCCGGCAGGCTCCGCCCGAGCATGCCCGCGTGGCGCTGCACGAACTGCTGACGCGGGTCATCACCGCCTTTCCGCAGCGGGACCAAGGCCGCATCGCGCCTTTGACCCAGGCGGGCGCGGCGGGCGGACCCATGGTGCATGCCGACGCCGAAGCGTTATCCGCAGCCTTCCGGTCCATTCTGGCCTATCTGCTGCGCTGCCGCTCCGACGACGCCCGCGTGGAAGTCGACATCAGCGACGACCCGGATGGATGTTCGGTACGCCTGGGACTTAGCGCAGAACAAGCCTGGGACAGCGACCAGCGGACGCACGCCGTGCCCGACGATGCGCTCCTGAACGCGGAACGCGCGGCCCACGATGGCGCCGGCCTGGGCATCGCCCAGATCGTGCGTACCATGCAGGCCCACGGCGGCATGCTGACGACGGACCCGCCCATGGCCGAATCCGCGGCCCCGCCCTCGCAAGCGTATGAATCCGTTCTGCCGCCGTGGCGTTCGTTCACCCTGCGTTTCCCTTCCCGGTCGGGCTAA
- the dkgB gene encoding 2,5-didehydrogluconate reductase DkgB, producing MSIPAFGVGTFRLQGQAVIDSVRNALDLGYRAIDTAQIYENEAEVGQAIAESGVPREALFVTTKIWVPNYARDKLIPSLKDSLAKLRSDYADLTLIHWPAPGNGVAIDEFMTALAEAKTQGLTRQIGISNFPIAETRAAIAAVGREQIATNQIELSPYLQNRKLAAFLQEQDIPVTSYMTLAYGKVLKDPVIGLIAQRHDATPAQVALAWALQLGYAVIPSSTKRENLASNLLAQDLRLTDEDMARIAALERNGREVSPEGLAAQWD from the coding sequence ATGAGCATTCCCGCCTTCGGCGTCGGCACCTTCCGCCTGCAGGGCCAGGCCGTCATCGATTCCGTGCGCAACGCGCTGGATCTTGGCTACCGCGCCATCGACACCGCGCAAATCTACGAAAACGAAGCCGAAGTCGGCCAGGCCATCGCCGAATCCGGCGTGCCGCGCGAAGCGCTGTTCGTCACGACCAAGATCTGGGTTCCCAACTACGCCCGCGACAAGCTCATCCCCAGCCTGAAGGACAGCCTGGCCAAGCTGCGCAGCGACTACGCGGACCTGACCCTGATCCATTGGCCCGCGCCCGGCAACGGCGTCGCCATCGACGAATTCATGACCGCGCTGGCCGAGGCCAAGACGCAAGGCCTGACCCGCCAGATCGGCATCTCCAACTTCCCCATCGCCGAAACCCGTGCCGCCATCGCCGCGGTGGGCCGCGAGCAGATCGCCACCAACCAGATCGAACTCAGCCCCTACCTGCAGAACCGCAAGCTCGCCGCCTTCCTGCAGGAACAGGACATTCCGGTCACGTCGTACATGACGCTGGCCTATGGCAAGGTGCTGAAGGATCCGGTCATCGGCCTGATCGCCCAGCGGCATGACGCGACACCCGCGCAGGTCGCGCTGGCCTGGGCGCTGCAACTGGGCTATGCCGTCATTCCATCGTCGACCAAGCGCGAGAACCTGGCCAGCAACCTGCTCGCCCAGGACCTGCGGCTGACGGACGAGGACATGGCGCGGATCGCGGCGCTGGAGCGCAATGGGCGCGAAGTCAGTCCCGAGGGCCTGGCGGCGCAGTGGGATTAG
- a CDS encoding LysR substrate-binding domain-containing protein: MKTTLDEMQVFIAIVDSGSITAAADVLGQTVSAASRTMSRLEEKLQTTLMRRTTRRLELTEEGRAYLEQARKIVAAVEESEELMSLRRNQPAGRLRVDAASPFMLHVIAPLVPGYRKRYPQVELELNSNEGNIDLLERRTDLAIRIGRLKDSSLHAVPLGHSRVRVLASPGYLGVHGTPRRVADLASHILLGFSQLEALNEWPLLEADGQALHIKPHVRAFSGETLRQLALNDGGVVCLSDFMTRGDRASGALQQLLVKQTQDVRQPINAVYYRNTAISSRIKSFIDYMVQALGPRGFE; the protein is encoded by the coding sequence ATGAAGACGACCCTCGATGAAATGCAGGTCTTTATCGCCATTGTGGACAGCGGTTCCATCACCGCTGCCGCAGACGTGCTTGGACAGACCGTTTCCGCCGCCAGCCGGACCATGAGCCGGCTGGAAGAGAAGCTGCAGACCACGCTGATGCGCCGCACCACGCGGCGGCTGGAGCTGACCGAGGAAGGCCGGGCCTACCTGGAGCAGGCGCGCAAGATCGTGGCCGCGGTGGAGGAAAGCGAGGAGCTGATGAGCCTGCGCCGCAACCAGCCGGCCGGTCGCTTGCGGGTGGATGCGGCCTCGCCCTTCATGCTGCACGTGATCGCGCCGCTGGTGCCGGGCTATCGCAAGCGCTATCCGCAGGTGGAACTGGAGCTCAACAGCAACGAGGGCAACATCGACCTGCTGGAGCGCCGCACCGACCTGGCCATCCGCATCGGACGCCTGAAGGATTCATCGTTGCATGCGGTGCCGCTGGGCCACAGCCGCGTGCGCGTGCTGGCCAGTCCCGGTTATCTGGGCGTGCATGGCACGCCCAGGCGCGTGGCCGATCTGGCTTCGCACATTTTGCTGGGCTTCAGCCAGCTGGAAGCGCTGAACGAATGGCCCTTGCTGGAGGCCGACGGCCAGGCCCTGCACATCAAGCCGCACGTGCGCGCGTTCAGCGGCGAAACCTTGCGGCAACTGGCCCTGAACGACGGCGGCGTCGTCTGCCTGTCCGATTTCATGACGCGTGGCGACCGCGCCAGCGGCGCCTTGCAGCAGCTGCTGGTGAAGCAGACGCAGGACGTGCGCCAGCCGATCAACGCGGTGTACTACCGCAACACCGCGATCTCTTCGCGCATCAAATCCTTCATCGACTACATGGTCCAGGCGCTGGGCCCGCGCGGCTTCGAATAG